CGTCGCGCACCTTCGACACGTTGTCGCGCGTCGCGAGCATGCCCGTCGTCAGCGTCAGCGGCGCCGGTGCCTTGCCCTGCGTGATCCACGCGTACATCAGCTCGGAGGTTTCCTCGCCGTGGCGCTTCGGGCTGATGATCACGGTGCCGTAGAAGCCCGTCGGCTGCGGCTTCTTGAACTCGTTCAGCGCCGATTCGGAACCGCCGATGCCGATGCCGATCATGTTGTCCGCCTTGAAGCCGCGCCCTTCGGCCGCGCGCACCGCGCCGAGCACGGCCTCGTCGTTCAGGCCGTACGCGACCCAATGCTTGAACTGCGGGTTCTTCGTGAGCGCGATGTTCGCCGCGTTGAATGCGTTCTCGGTATCGGTCTTCGCCTGCGGCGCCGCGATCACGTTCGCCTTCGGCAAGCCGGCCGCGACCAGCGCGTCGGTCGCGCCGCTCGTGCGGTCGTGCGCGGTCGGCAGTTGCTCGTAGGTGATGTCGATCGCGCCGACGTCCTTCATGTTCCAGCCGCGTTTCTTGATCTCGGCCGCGATGCCGTCGCCGACCTGCTTGCCGATGTTGTAGGCGGAAATCCCCATGTGCGGGACCGCTTCGATCGGCTTGCCCGCGCCGTCGACAAGGCGGTCATCGACCGTCATCATCTTCAGGTTGTGCGACTTCGCCTTCGCGACGATGCCCGGCCCAAGCTTCACGTCGGGCGTGCAGATGATGAAACCCTGCGCCTTCTGCGCGGACAGGTTGTCGATCGCGCTCATGACCTTCTCGCCCGACGGCGCACCGATCTTCACGAGTGTGAAGCCCTTGTCCTTCGCGGCCATCTCGGCGAATTTCCATTCGTCCTGGAACCACGGCTCTTCCGGCTGCTTCACCAGGAAGCCGATCTTGACCGGATCGGCCGCGTGCGCAACCGGGCTGCCCATCACCACCGCGGCCGCGGCGGCCAGCGTTACGAACGTTCTGCGTTTCATCTCCAGTGTCTCCTTGTCTTCATCGAACAGGATGCAGCCGCTTGTTGGTTTCGACGCAGCGTGCGCGCGGCCGTCGCACGTGCGGTCTTTCGATTCGTTGCGTCAGTCGTGGTACAGCGCCGCGCGCCCGCCGTCGACGGTGATGCACGCGGCATTGATGAACGGCGCCTCGTCGGACGCGAGGAACACGGCCGTCATCGCGACCTCCTCCGGCTTGCCGATCCGCTTCATCGGCTGCAGCGCGAGCGTCTCGGCGCGCGCCGCGGCCGGATCGGCCTGCGCATCCCACCAGTCGCGCGTGAGCTGCGTCTCGATGTAGCCCGGCGCGATCGCGTTCACGCGCACGTTGCGCGCCGCGTATTCGATGCCGAGCGCACGCGTGAGGCCCAGCACGCCGTGCTTCGCGACCGGGTACGGAAAGCAGCCCGGGATGATCCGGAACGCATGCGTCGACGCGATGTTCACGATGCTGCCGCGACCGCGTTCGACCATCCCCGGAAGCGCCGCACGGCAGCCGTGCCACACGCCGTCGAGGTCGACCGCGAAGCAGCGGCGCCAGTCGTCGTCCGTCATCGTCAGCGGATCGGCGAACACGTTGATGCCCGCGTTGTTCACCAGCACGTCGAGCCGGCCGAACGCCGCTTCGGTCTGCGCGAGCGCATCGCGCACCGACGCCTGCCGCGCAACGTCCGCATGCAGCGCCAGCACGCGCGCGTCGTCGATGTCGCGCGCGATCGCGGCGGCCGTGTGCTGCGCCTGCGGGAAGTCGAGGTCGACGAGCGCGACGGCCGCGCCCTCGCGCGCGAACGCGTGCGCGATCGCGGCACCGATCCCGCGGCCCGCGCCCGTCACCATCGCGACCTTGCCCGCGAGGCGTCCCATCATGCGGCTCCGGCGCGCGCCGCGCGCAGGCCGGCCTGGAACGCACGCGCGTTCGCCGCGGTCGCGTCCGCCGACTGGCCGGGCCGGTACAGCGCCGAGCCGAGCCCGAAGCCATTGGCACCGGCCGCGAGGAACGGCTGCATGTTGTCCGGCGAGATTCCACCGACCGGGATCAGCGGCACCGCGCGGTCGATCACCGCGCGCCACGCCTTCACGACAGGCACGCCGAACTGCTCGGCCGGGAACATCTTCAGCACGTCGGCACCGTTCGCGAGCGCCGCGAACGCCTCGGTCGGCGTCACGACGCCCGGCGAGCTCGCGAGGCCGCGCTCACGTGCGCGGCGGATCACGGCCGCGTCGCTGTGCGGCATCACGATCAGCGTGCCGCCCGCGTCCTGCACGCGATCGACGAATTCGGCGCGCAGCACGGTGCCCGCGCCGACGATCATGTCGTCCGGCAACGCGCGACGCAGCGCCGCGATGCTGTCGAACGGCTCGGGCGAGTTGAGCGGCACCTCGACGATCCGGAAGCCGGCTTCATACAGCGCATGGCCGTGGTCGGCCGCGTCGGCGGGCGTGATGCCACGCATGATCGCGATCAGCGGGCACGCGTCGAAGGCGCGCATCAATGCGGCGTGCGGCGTGTACGGCGCGGGCAGCGTAAGGTCGGACGACATCGGCAGTTCCTCTTCAAGCGGTTCATTGGTCGGCGCAGACGGGTTCGCCGTCCGCGCGCACGAGTCCGGCGCGCGACGCGATCCACCACATGCCGCGTTCGGTCGCCTGTGCGACGACGCGCGCATGCGTGCAGCCGAACACGCGCAGCGCGTCGACGTAGCGCGCACACAATCCGTCGTCGCCGATCAGCAGCAGCGGCTGGTTCGCGAGCGCGACGCCGCGCTCCGCGAGCATCGCGTCGAGCGCGTTGAGCTCATGGCCGATCAGCAGGCCGGACAGGTAGTCGCCCTGCGCATCGGGTGCGAGCCGGTCGGTCAGGCCAAGCGTGCGCGTGCTGAAGATCGTCGCCAGCAGCCCCGTGCGCTGCGCGCCGCGGGCTACCGCCACGCCGCGCGCGAATGCCGCTCGGTCGGGCGACGCGCTCGCGCGCATCGTGCGGCCGAGGATCGTGTGGTCGCGCAGCGCGGCGTACAGCTCGCCCGTCATGAAAGTCTGGAAGCGCTCGATGAGCCCGTCCTTCACCCACGCCCACTTCGCATGGGTGCCCGGCAAGCCGATCAGTACCCCTGAATGATCGGCGCCAAGCATGAGATCGTTCGCGAGTGCGCCGAATATCTGCGTTTCTTCGCCGCGCATCACGTCGGGCAACTCGCCCGTCACAATCACGCCGGGCACGATCGACACCGTCGTGCCACGCGACGTCGTCACCGTGACGAG
This window of the Burkholderia cepacia GG4 genome carries:
- a CDS encoding arabinose ABC transporter substrate-binding protein produces the protein MKRRTFVTLAAAAAVVMGSPVAHAADPVKIGFLVKQPEEPWFQDEWKFAEMAAKDKGFTLVKIGAPSGEKVMSAIDNLSAQKAQGFIICTPDVKLGPGIVAKAKSHNLKMMTVDDRLVDGAGKPIEAVPHMGISAYNIGKQVGDGIAAEIKKRGWNMKDVGAIDITYEQLPTAHDRTSGATDALVAAGLPKANVIAAPQAKTDTENAFNAANIALTKNPQFKHWVAYGLNDEAVLGAVRAAEGRGFKADNMIGIGIGGSESALNEFKKPQPTGFYGTVIISPKRHGEETSELMYAWITQGKAPAPLTLTTGMLATRDNVSKVRDEMGLASK
- a CDS encoding SDR family oxidoreductase; amino-acid sequence: MGRLAGKVAMVTGAGRGIGAAIAHAFAREGAAVALVDLDFPQAQHTAAAIARDIDDARVLALHADVARQASVRDALAQTEAAFGRLDVLVNNAGINVFADPLTMTDDDWRRCFAVDLDGVWHGCRAALPGMVERGRGSIVNIASTHAFRIIPGCFPYPVAKHGVLGLTRALGIEYAARNVRVNAIAPGYIETQLTRDWWDAQADPAAARAETLALQPMKRIGKPEEVAMTAVFLASDEAPFINAACITVDGGRAALYHD
- a CDS encoding 2-dehydro-3-deoxy-6-phosphogalactonate aldolase → MSSDLTLPAPYTPHAALMRAFDACPLIAIMRGITPADAADHGHALYEAGFRIVEVPLNSPEPFDSIAALRRALPDDMIVGAGTVLRAEFVDRVQDAGGTLIVMPHSDAAVIRRARERGLASSPGVVTPTEAFAALANGADVLKMFPAEQFGVPVVKAWRAVIDRAVPLIPVGGISPDNMQPFLAAGANGFGLGSALYRPGQSADATAANARAFQAGLRAARAGAA
- a CDS encoding 2-dehydro-3-deoxygalactonokinase, with translation MTNSTRIAPDANSAAPSLIALDWGTTSLRAYLFDAHGALIDTRSRAAGVMHVPAGGARAFDVVFEEACGDWLDRAPGVPVLAAGMVGSAQGWREAPYVAVPAGADALVAGLVTVTTSRGTTVSIVPGVIVTGELPDVMRGEETQIFGALANDLMLGADHSGVLIGLPGTHAKWAWVKDGLIERFQTFMTGELYAALRDHTILGRTMRASASPDRAAFARGVAVARGAQRTGLLATIFSTRTLGLTDRLAPDAQGDYLSGLLIGHELNALDAMLAERGVALANQPLLLIGDDGLCARYVDALRVFGCTHARVVAQATERGMWWIASRAGLVRADGEPVCADQ